One window of the Lusitaniella coriacea LEGE 07157 genome contains the following:
- the hpsB gene encoding hormogonium polysaccharide secretion pseudopilin HpsB, giving the protein MNPHKIFKHLQSQSDESGLTIIESLVAIIVVSIMLVSIAPVLTLSVANRLQAKQTEAATKAAQAYIDGIRSGTIDHPPVMRKGDDTLGKYNAPQTGNLTCNDANKKEYCTAPANNLFCIDGDGEDVKNAGDKYKCTKDSHRDMIVQGFGYVPDPDRSKGYRSYKLGVRVYRADAFALSGKLLKHSDTGVEGKKQSSFGYFKKKTPLLETTSEIEVDDSSEFDKLCKKAGFQNCF; this is encoded by the coding sequence ATGAACCCTCACAAAATCTTCAAGCATCTTCAATCGCAATCTGACGAATCCGGCTTAACGATTATTGAATCCCTCGTGGCGATTATTGTCGTTAGCATTATGTTGGTTTCTATTGCACCTGTCCTCACTCTCTCCGTCGCCAACCGCTTACAGGCGAAGCAAACTGAAGCAGCAACAAAAGCAGCTCAAGCTTATATTGACGGTATTCGTTCTGGAACCATCGACCACCCCCCTGTCATGCGAAAAGGGGATGATACTCTCGGAAAATACAATGCACCCCAGACAGGCAATTTAACCTGCAATGATGCCAATAAAAAGGAATATTGTACGGCACCTGCCAATAATTTGTTTTGTATTGATGGCGATGGAGAGGATGTGAAAAATGCTGGCGATAAGTATAAATGTACGAAAGATAGCCACAGAGATATGATCGTTCAGGGATTTGGCTACGTACCCGATCCCGATCGATCGAAAGGATATCGCAGCTATAAACTCGGCGTGCGTGTCTATCGCGCTGATGCTTTTGCTTTGAGTGGAAAACTACTAAAGCATTCTGATACAGGAGTAGAAGGAAAGAAGCAATCAAGTTTCGGGTATTTCAAAAAGAAAACTCCTTTGCTGGAAACAACTAGTGAAATTGAAGTGGATGATAGTAGTGAATTTGACAAACTCTGCAAAAAAGCGGGTTTCCAAAATTGTTTCTAA
- a CDS encoding prepilin-type N-terminal cleavage/methylation domain-containing protein, with protein MMNGLSLLRKRLLNSKQLFKKQAEPDTGFTLIEVLVVIVIVGILAAILSPSWLRFVNQRKVNAINNEIFRAIQEAQSKAKATNRSYSVSFRTNNRIPEIAVYPAGYFEINQNIEFRFDPYIGQFKGWKPLGEEASLQPGQVVLGANFDGVNKITGSQLVFARKPTNYNDKPQTITFDHTGILDPAVGPNLGTGTNPDGIIITVAEPKGKENNTNYNQPIEGTKRCVKVKTLLGALEMAEGKDCEKS; from the coding sequence ATGATGAATGGCTTGAGTTTACTGAGGAAACGGCTGCTGAATTCAAAACAATTGTTTAAAAAACAAGCTGAACCAGATACCGGATTTACACTAATTGAGGTGTTAGTAGTAATTGTTATTGTTGGTATTTTGGCGGCTATTCTGTCACCAAGTTGGCTGCGATTTGTGAACCAGCGTAAGGTGAATGCTATTAATAATGAGATTTTTCGGGCAATCCAGGAAGCGCAGAGTAAAGCAAAGGCGACGAATAGAAGCTATAGCGTAAGTTTCCGAACAAATAATCGCATCCCGGAGATTGCGGTTTATCCGGCTGGGTATTTTGAGATCAATCAGAACATAGAGTTCAGGTTCGATCCTTATATTGGTCAGTTTAAAGGTTGGAAGCCTTTAGGAGAAGAGGCATCACTGCAACCAGGACAGGTGGTTTTGGGTGCAAACTTTGATGGAGTCAATAAAATTACGGGAAGTCAATTAGTTTTTGCTCGCAAGCCAACGAATTATAACGATAAGCCGCAGACAATTACATTCGACCATACAGGCATTTTAGATCCGGCAGTGGGTCCTAATTTGGGGACGGGTACGAATCCAGATGGAATTATTATTACGGTGGCGGAACCGAAGGGAAAAGAAAATAATACGAATTATAATCAACCGATTGAGGGTACTAAGCGTTGCGTGAAGGTTAAAACATTGTTGGGAGCGTTGGAGATGGCGGAGGGGAAGGATTGCGAGAAGTCTTAA
- the hpsC gene encoding hormogonium polysaccharide secretion pseudopilin HpsC — protein MMRTIQFLLRNQLQRKKYKKGNDGFTLIELLVAMIIAAIIITPLLGFMLNVMRTDQQEQAKVSSEQELQAAIDFISQDLQQAVYVYDNDGLSRNNNAGTPKNSGIKDQLPNCPASTKCTPVLVFWKRLFLDKEMSLAKKGGGSIQVKEAIKTAQGQEGDTFVYSLVGYYLVEDNNTNNNNPWSDVARIHRFEIRDGIKTADRKEFLAIPSNGFAPPPLGKTGNLKTKMNQWKKGNGNYDVGDVVIDYVEKIDSKAPQAMECDTTRSGIDISEQRVPSDKNKYKSFVACVNSKKNSVRVYIRGNALARINLRKTNDYTDGLSSYFPVVSTQVKGRSFLFSK, from the coding sequence ATGATGCGAACAATCCAGTTTTTATTAAGAAATCAGCTTCAACGGAAAAAATACAAAAAGGGTAATGATGGTTTTACTCTTATTGAGCTGCTGGTTGCCATGATAATTGCTGCAATTATCATTACACCATTACTTGGCTTTATGCTCAATGTGATGAGAACCGATCAACAGGAACAAGCCAAAGTTTCTTCAGAGCAAGAATTGCAGGCGGCGATTGATTTCATTAGTCAAGACTTGCAACAAGCAGTTTATGTTTATGACAACGATGGCTTAAGTAGAAATAATAACGCAGGTACTCCCAAAAACTCAGGGATTAAAGATCAGTTACCAAATTGTCCAGCAAGCACAAAATGTACTCCCGTTTTAGTGTTTTGGAAGCGTCTCTTTCTCGATAAAGAAATGTCTCTTGCGAAAAAGGGAGGTGGAAGTATTCAGGTAAAAGAGGCGATTAAAACTGCTCAAGGGCAAGAAGGCGATACATTTGTGTATTCTTTGGTCGGATATTACTTGGTTGAGGATAATAATACCAATAATAATAATCCTTGGTCTGATGTGGCTCGGATTCATCGCTTTGAAATTAGAGATGGGATAAAAACGGCGGACAGAAAAGAATTCTTAGCGATTCCAAGCAATGGGTTTGCTCCTCCTCCGTTAGGAAAAACCGGAAATCTCAAAACGAAGATGAATCAGTGGAAAAAAGGTAACGGAAATTATGATGTGGGAGACGTTGTTATTGATTACGTTGAAAAAATCGACTCTAAGGCTCCACAAGCGATGGAGTGTGACACAACAAGGTCAGGTATAGATATAAGCGAGCAGCGCGTTCCCAGCGATAAAAATAAATACAAAAGCTTTGTTGCTTGTGTTAATTCCAAGAAAAATTCAGTTCGAGTTTATATTCGTGGAAATGCTTTAGCAAGAATTAATCTACGTAAGACGAATGATTATACAGATGGCTTGTCATCTTATTTCCCTGTGGTTAGTACTCAAGTGAAAGGACGAAGTTTCTTGTTTTCAAAATAG